Within Chloracidobacterium sp., the genomic segment CTGCAATGGTACCAAATGCTGCTGCTGCCGTTTGCCAGACCGGAAAACGGGGTACAGAAAAGGTCTTTTTCAATCGTGCGATTAGACCCTCTGACGCAATTACCGGGTTGTCATATGGAATAACAAAATTTGGTGTCGGAATTGATGCAAACTCCACTTGATTCCATTCGTAAACCGAAAAACGAGCTTCCGCGATCGCCGCCAGTTCATCCGTACATATACCGCAGTCGACGATGTGAAGTTCAAATCTCTCACGCTCGACCGCCGCCGATTCGCCGTAAATGTAGGGAACGATCTCGGCGACCCGTTCACAATTAATAACTTGAATTGTGCTATCTAACATATATTTACCTCGAGCGATCACGATACTTCCAACGGCGTCCTCTCCAACTTCATCTTTAACTGCTTGAGTGCGGTGTAAAGCCGGCTTTTAACCGTACTGAGCGGCACCTCAAGCGTTTCAGAAATTTCCTGGAAGGTCATCTCCTCAAATTCCTTCATAACAACGATCTGGCGAAGATCGCCCGGCAGTGCTCCGACGGCGGCCCGGACTAATGTTAGGCGTTCGACCTTTTCTGCCTCGTTTGCCGGAGAATACTTTGCCGCTGCGACAAATACTCGATCCTCAGAACCGTCTTCGTCGTCTAAAAATTCCTCACTTCGCGAACGCGCCTTTCGTTTCGTGGTCAAGCACTGGTTCACTGCAATTCGATGCAACCACGAGGAAACCTTGGCGTCGCCGCGAAAGTTCTTAAGATTTCGGTACGCCGCTATGAATGCCTCTTGGGCGGCATCGTGGGCCTCGTCCTCGCGACCGAGCATACCGAAACAGAGAGCGAATATCTTACGCTCCCAACGTCTCACGATCTCACCGAAGGCTTCGGGATTCTCCGAAACTGCCAGATCCACCAATTGCTCGTCCGATAGGTTAATCAACATCCGTCAGCTTAAACGTCTAGCCCTATACGAAAATATAACAGTACATTAAGCCCGTCACCCAACAAGGGCTCAAGTGTTTAGATGAATACAATCCCGGGAAAGTCGGAAAATATTGAGTAGCGGAGCGGAATCCTATCCCTTCAACCGCCCCGCGGCATTTTAGTCACCCTCTCTTCACCGTTCGCACCGAACGATGCTATCATCTACCTCAGCCCATCATTTTAGGGAGATTTACGCTATGGGAATTCTTGTAGGTATCGACGGAACGGGAAGTGCAATGATGCACGGAGCTAGTCGCAACGCGGCTTACGACGTGGCATTTGCCGATAGTTTTGTCCGGCGGCTATGTAATGGCGGCGGCCCGCACGCCAAGTATTTTCGCGGCCCGGTCGCTCTCGGCGGTGGACTGCTTGACGCGATCAACGGAGGCTTTAACCACATACTAAGTATGAAAGCCGCAGGCGTCAAGGCTCCGGTCCTGTTGACCGGTTACAGTCGCGGTGCCGCGGGCGTCACAGCACTTGCGAAAAAGTTAAAGGGCGTGGATATTTCCGTCAGAGCTCTACTGCTGTTCGACTGCGTCGACCGGCATCTCTTTATTGACTCTGAGGTCATCCCGAACAACGTCGAGTATGTCTTTCACGTTGTACGCGACCCCGACGCCAGTTCCCGCGAGAGTTTCGGCAACGATGCTATGCGTTACCGACCGCCGACAGTGTTTCCGACTGCCTACAAATTTATGTGTACGCACGGCGGAATGGGCGGTTGTCCGTGGACGCCGGGCGAAGATGAAACAATGACTTCCTTCATCGACGAGGGCGGCTACGACGGTATGACAAAGGTGACGTATAAGCAGGACGCATACGTTTCGGGTCAGATATGGCGATTCGTGCAGCCTTTTGTCCAAGTTCACGGTTTTGTGTGATCACCGGTGTGCCGAAAATTACCCAGTTTTCAAAGATCTAAAGTAGCTAACACTATTTTTGCACGGACCAGGAACGACGTTCCGGTCCGTTTTTCTTGTGTACGGCGGCGGATTTCGCCTCTCACCCGCGACCTTGTCCCACAAATAGTTAAAGTGGGACAAAAGGCGGGACAAGTTAAACTATTGAAATAACGCACGATATCGGTTTTGTCCCACTGTCCCACGCATTTTTATTGGCTGTCCTATCTGTGCAACACCTTGCATTGAGTGCAACATTTAGTATATACTTTTTCACAGACGTGTCAATAGATTTTTCCGGGAGCCCACAATGACGATATCCGCAACTTTAGCCGCAAACCCAACAACCGAACACTCCGGCGTATTCGTGATCAAGAACGCCAACGTATGGAAAGACGATCCGGCCGCGAGACCCAAACCCGTGCAATTGTTTGAGGATTTCTGGTTTGAGGGTGAAATGGCTCTTTTATTTGGGGTGTCGGGCAAAACAACGCTCGCGGTGCAGATCGCCGAATCGATAGCTAGCGGTCGTATCATAGAGACTGCGGTGATGACAGCGGAGGCTCAACCCGTTCTTTACCTGGACTTATGTCTAAGCGAAAAGCAGTTCGGGCTTCGCTATACGGCGGATCTCGAAATGGAAACGGACGTTGCACCGTCTGATGACTATGAATTTTCGCCTAACTTCAAACGGGTCGAGATGACTGCGGACACCACGATCCGCACTGCCGACGATTGCGACAAATTTGGACAGGGAATAGAGTGGTTGGTCGAGAAGACCGGGGCAAAGGTGCTGATCATAGACAATATCACCGCATTTCGCTATTCAAGCGGTGGTACGATCGGCGAACTAATGCTTCTGCGTGA encodes:
- a CDS encoding RNA polymerase sigma factor, which encodes MLINLSDEQLVDLAVSENPEAFGEIVRRWERKIFALCFGMLGREDEAHDAAQEAFIAAYRNLKNFRGDAKVSSWLHRIAVNQCLTTKRKARSRSEEFLDDEDGSEDRVFVAAAKYSPANEAEKVERLTLVRAAVGALPGDLRQIVVMKEFEEMTFQEISETLEVPLSTVKSRLYTALKQLKMKLERTPLEVS